The segment ACTGGCCTCAGTCCTCAAAGCGCTGCTTCCGCTGCTGCTCGACGCCGGCGGTGAACTGGGCCGCCGCTTCCAGCAGACCTCCGGCATGGTTATGGCCAAGGGCGTGGAAGACACAGCGTTTTTCCGCTACACGCGCCTTGGCACGCTGACTGAAGTAGGAGCAGATCCCACGGAATTTGCCTTGTCCACGGCTGGATTCCACGAGCGCATGGTACGTCGCCAGGCACTGCTGCCGCTGTCCATGACCACTCTGACCACGCACGACACCAAGCGCAGTGAAGACACCCGGGCCAGGATCTCCGTTATCTCCGAGGCAGTCCCCGAATGGGAAGCTTTCGTGGATCGTATGCAGGAACTGGCTCCGATTCCCGACGGGCCACTCGCTGTCCTCGTATGGCAGGCCATCGCGGGTGCCTGGCCGGCCAGCCGGGAACGACTCCAGGGTTACGTCGTCAAGGCGGCACGAGAAGCCGGCAACTCCACCAGCTGGACCCAGCCGAACGAGGCCTTCGAAGCGAAACTCGCCTCCGCCGTCGACGCCGTCTTCGACGTGCCGGAGGTGACGGCCGCCCTGGAAGAGTTCGTTGCCCTTGTGGACCCGTACGGGACGTCCAACTCACTGTCGGCGAAGATTGTCCAGCTGACCATGCCGGGCGTACCGGACGTCTACCAGGGCACCGAGTTTTGGGACCGTTCACTCACTGATCCCGACAACCGGCGCGCGGTCGACTTCGAACGGCGGAGGGCCGCTCTCGCAGCCCTCGACGCCGGTGTCCAGACTGAAGCGCGGGACGAGTTGGCCAAGCTGCTGCTGACTTCCCGGGCTTTGCGCTTGCGCCGGGACCGGCCGGAGCTTTTCGGTGGCTACAGTCCCATCAATGCCGAGGGTCCGGCGGCCGAACATCTGATCGCCTTCGACCGCGGCGCCCTTGCCGCCGGTGGCGGTGCCATCACTTTGGCCACGAGGCTCCCGCGGAAGCTTGAGCGAAACGGCGGGTGGCAAGATTCCTTCGTTCGTCTTGGGAGGGCGGTCCAGGATGAGCTCACAGGCAACAGTTACCCTCCAGGCGAGGTTGACGTCGCAAGGCTTTTGCAGAGATACCCTGTGGCCTTGCTCGTACCCATTAGCTAGCCAGAGCACCAACAACGGCGGGCAAACGAAGCCCGGACAAGACGATTGAGGGGGAGCGATGGCTGAGAAGACCAGCACGGGGAAACGATTCGATGTGTGGGCCCCGTTTGCAGAATCCGTCACTCTGCTCGCGGAGGGTCAGCACCATGAAATGCGGTCGCTCGACGGCGGCGCGGCGGGCTGGTGGACGGCGGACGTACCCCGGCGGCCCGGGACTGACTACGGTTATCTGGTGAACGGGGAGGGGCCCTTTCCCGATCCGAGGTCGCAGCGGCAGCCGGACGGGGTCCATGCTCTTTCCCGCACCTTCGACGCCTCGTCCTATGCGTGGAACGACGCGGATTGGGCGGGGCGCGGGCTCGGCGGCGCGGTCATCTACGAGCTTCACCTCGGTACCTTCACTCCGGAAGGCACGCTGGACGCGGCCGTGGAAAAACTGGACTACCTCGTTGAACTGGGAATCGACTTCGTGGAGCTTCTGCCGGTCAATGCCTTCAACGGCCCCCACAACTGGGGGTACGACGGCGTGCTGTGGTTCGCCGTCCACGAGGCCTATGGGGGACCCGAGGCGTATCAGCGATTCGTGGATGCAGCGCATGCTGCCGGACTGGGTGTGATCCAGGATGTGGTCTACAACCATCTGGGGCCTAGCGGGAACTACCTGTCGAAATTCGGCCCCTACGTGAAGTCTGGCGAAGGCAACACGTGGGGCGACTCAGTGAATCTGGACGGTCCCGGCTCCGATGACGTCCGTCAGTACATCCTGGACAACGCCGCTATGTGGTTGGGCGACTTCCACGTGGACGGGCTGCGCCTCGACGCCGTGCACGCCCTCCGCGATGAGCGCGCCGTCCATATCCTGGAAGACCTGGCCAGCCTCGCGGATGGCATCGAAGCCGAAACAGGCGTCCCCAAGACCTTGATTGCGGAATCGGACCTGAACAATCCGCGCCTGATCTACCGCCGGGACACCAATGGCTACGGCCTGGAAGGGCAGTGGAGCGACGACTTCCACCACGCCGTGCACGTGAACCTCACCGGGGAAACAGCAGGCTACTATGCGGATTTCGATTCCTTGGGCGCACTGGCAAAGGTGCTTGAACACGGTTTCTTCCACGACGGGAGCTACTCAAGCTTTCGCGGCAGGCATCATGGCCGCCCCATCCGCCCGGGGCTGGTTCATCCTGCCGCGTTGGTGGTCTGCAACCAAAACCACGATCAAATCGGCAACCGCGCCGCCGGCGACCGACTGAGTTCGAGCCTGTCTTACGGCGGGCTGGCCCTTGCCGCCGTACTCACCATGACGTCGCCGTTCACCCCGATGCTCTTCATGGGCGAAGAATTCGGCGCGTCGACGCCTTGGCAGTTTTTCACATCGCATCCCGAGGAATGGCTCGCTAAGGCCACAGCGGACGGCCGGCTCAAGGAATTCGAACGGATGGGCTGGGACCCCGCATTGGTGCCCAACCCCCAAGACCCGGAGACGTTTGAACGCTCCAAGCTCAAGTGGGAGGAAGCGCACGACGGCGATCACGCCCGATTGCTGGACCTTTACCGGGCGTTGGCGAACCTCAGGCGCTCGACGCCGGAGCTCGCGGGCGGCGGATTCACTGACACGCACGTCGACTTCAGCGAAGAGGACAAATGGCTGGTTCTTAGCCGGGGCGCCGTGAGGGTTGCCTGCAACTTCGGGGACCGGACGCTGACGAAGGCGATGGATGGCGAAGTCTTGCTCGCCACGGACTCCGCGGCCGCCGTCGGGAACGGAAAGCTGACACTCCCGGGGGAGAGCGCCGCCGTCGTGCGCCTTAAGTGATCGTGCGCCTTAAGTGACAGCGCCCACATGACGGACATCGCGCTTCGAGGCTCGAAGGCGGTGGCAGGATGGTAGGTATGACTTATTCGGCTGCGGAAAACCGCTATGAAACCATGCCCTACCGTCGCGTCGGACGCAGCGGCCTCAAACTTCCCGCGATCTCGTTGGGACTATGGCACAATTTCGGCGACGACAAGCGTTTCGAAGAGCAGCGCGCCATCCTGCGGCGGGCGTTCGATCTGGGAGTCAACCACTTCGACCTCGCCAACAACTATGGTCCGCCGGACGGATCGGCTGAAGCGAACTTCGGCCGCCACCTGAAGGACGACTTCACGCCGTACCGCGACGAACTCGTCATTTCGACCAAGGCCGGTTACTACATGTGGCCCGGCCCCTACGGAGAATGGGGCTCCCGCAAGTACCTGCTCTCCAGCCTTGACCAGTCGCTTCAGCGCATGGGACTGGACTACGTGGACATCTTCTACAGCCACCGTCCCGATCCCGAAACCCCGCTGGAAGAAACCATGGGCGCCCTGGACCACGCAGTCCGTTCCGGCAAGGCGCTCTATGCCGGAATCTCTTCCTACACCCCGGAGCAGACCCTCGAGGCCGCCCGGATTCTCAAGGAGATGGGCACGCCGCTGCTCATCCACCAGCCCAGCTATTCCATGCTGAACCGCTGGACCGAGAACGGTTCGCCCAACCTCTACGAAACACTTGACCAGGTTGGCGCAGGATCCATCGCCTTCTCCCCGCTGGCACAGGGGATGCTCACCAACCGGTACCTGAACGGAATCCCCGCGGATTCACGCGCCGCCAAGGAACGGTTCCTGTCCGAATCAGCGCTGACCGAGGAAAAGCTGAGCCGGGTGCGTGGTTTGAACGCCATTGCCGAAGGACGCGGCCAGACCCTCG is part of the Arthrobacter ramosus genome and harbors:
- the mgrA gene encoding L-glyceraldehyde 3-phosphate reductase, translated to MTYSAAENRYETMPYRRVGRSGLKLPAISLGLWHNFGDDKRFEEQRAILRRAFDLGVNHFDLANNYGPPDGSAEANFGRHLKDDFTPYRDELVISTKAGYYMWPGPYGEWGSRKYLLSSLDQSLQRMGLDYVDIFYSHRPDPETPLEETMGALDHAVRSGKALYAGISSYTPEQTLEAARILKEMGTPLLIHQPSYSMLNRWTENGSPNLYETLDQVGAGSIAFSPLAQGMLTNRYLNGIPADSRAAKERFLSESALTEEKLSRVRGLNAIAEGRGQTLAQMAIAWILREQPKGSPVTSALVGASSVAQLEDTVSAINNLDFTSEELTAIDEFAVESDINLWAQK
- the treZ gene encoding malto-oligosyltrehalose trehalohydrolase, which encodes MAEKTSTGKRFDVWAPFAESVTLLAEGQHHEMRSLDGGAAGWWTADVPRRPGTDYGYLVNGEGPFPDPRSQRQPDGVHALSRTFDASSYAWNDADWAGRGLGGAVIYELHLGTFTPEGTLDAAVEKLDYLVELGIDFVELLPVNAFNGPHNWGYDGVLWFAVHEAYGGPEAYQRFVDAAHAAGLGVIQDVVYNHLGPSGNYLSKFGPYVKSGEGNTWGDSVNLDGPGSDDVRQYILDNAAMWLGDFHVDGLRLDAVHALRDERAVHILEDLASLADGIEAETGVPKTLIAESDLNNPRLIYRRDTNGYGLEGQWSDDFHHAVHVNLTGETAGYYADFDSLGALAKVLEHGFFHDGSYSSFRGRHHGRPIRPGLVHPAALVVCNQNHDQIGNRAAGDRLSSSLSYGGLALAAVLTMTSPFTPMLFMGEEFGASTPWQFFTSHPEEWLAKATADGRLKEFERMGWDPALVPNPQDPETFERSKLKWEEAHDGDHARLLDLYRALANLRRSTPELAGGGFTDTHVDFSEEDKWLVLSRGAVRVACNFGDRTLTKAMDGEVLLATDSAAAVGNGKLTLPGESAAVVRLK